The Paenibacillus uliginis N3/975 genome has a window encoding:
- a CDS encoding DUF6985 domain-containing protein, which translates to MFYSVGEVDLYRNPYDRNDNTFGATLSGGTEWDSENGMEIVIRGSKVLEVREYLAYGKFAI; encoded by the coding sequence ATCTTCTACTCCGTAGGGGAAGTTGATCTTTATCGAAATCCTTACGATAGAAACGATAATACATTCGGTGCAACTCTGAGTGGAGGCACAGAATGGGACTCTGAAAATGGTATGGAAATTGTTATTCGGGGCAGTAAGGTTCTTGAGGTGCGTGAGTATTTAGCTTATGGCAAATTTGCAATATGA
- a CDS encoding acylphosphatase — protein sequence MSIFKKLRNEYVIWHANRVKFPEFIPSSIVRKKVAFSGRMQKVGFRLEIYCIARRMKLTGWVRNLKDGSVEAELQGGKVAY from the coding sequence ATGAGTATTTTTAAGAAATTAAGAAATGAATATGTAATTTGGCATGCAAATCGTGTTAAGTTTCCTGAATTTATACCAAGCTCTATAGTCAGAAAAAAAGTAGCCTTTTCTGGGAGGATGCAAAAGGTAGGATTCCGCTTAGAAATATATTGTATTGCTCGAAGAATGAAATTAACTGGATGGGTGAGAAATTTAAAAGATGGGAGTGTGGAAGCAGAATTACAAGGGGGAAAAGTCGCATATTGA
- a CDS encoding NUDIX domain-containing protein, translating to MIREEQPQKYHVLARGVILTDNHLLVAHCIGMDNTFLPGGHVEFHESIRTSLYREINEELGLISEVGPYIGAVEAEHEDEGTYHQEINHIFITKLENADYRKNPESKESHLEFYWIPINEMDRHNLLPQPMRKIIENYINDVEGPFFESTFEEV from the coding sequence ATGATAAGAGAAGAACAACCACAAAAGTACCACGTGCTGGCTCGAGGAGTCATATTAACCGATAACCATCTTTTAGTTGCCCATTGCATAGGAATGGATAACACATTTTTACCAGGAGGACATGTTGAGTTTCATGAAAGTATTAGAACCTCTTTGTATAGAGAGATAAATGAAGAACTTGGTTTAATAAGTGAAGTCGGGCCGTATATAGGAGCAGTAGAAGCTGAACACGAAGATGAAGGAACATATCATCAAGAGATAAACCATATTTTTATTACTAAATTAGAAAACGCAGATTATAGAAAGAATCCAGAATCAAAAGAGAGCCATTTAGAATTTTATTGGATACCCATAAATGAGATGGACCGACATAACCTTCTTCCTCAACCAATGAGAAAGATTATTGAAAACTATATAAATGATGTTGAAGGGCCCTTTTTCGAAAGTACATTCGAAGAAGTTTAG